The Drosophila mauritiana strain mau12 chromosome 2R, ASM438214v1, whole genome shotgun sequence genome has a segment encoding these proteins:
- the LOC117136113 gene encoding toll-like receptor 7: protein MAAILLLLLGFSWSLAVESALAPKESESSASAMLGAGTGAAATVSLSGDYSSLLSNVPAASPVPANPSQHSGPANQCSWSYNGTSSVHCALRLIERQPGLDLQGADGSSQLTIQCSELYLFESTLPVAVFARLQTLEALRLDSCKLLQLPNNAFEGLATLKSLRLSTHNSEWGPTRTLELFPDSLGGLKQLTDLDLGDNNLRQLPSGFLCPVGNLQVLNLTRNRIRTAEQLGFADMNCGAGSGSAGSELQVLDASHNELRSISESWGISRLRRLQHLNLAYNNLSELSGEALAGLASLRIVNLSNNHLETLPEGLFAGSKELREIHLQQNELYELPKGLFHRLEQLLVVDLSGNQLTSNHVDNTTFAGLIRLIVLNLAHNALTRIDYRTFKELYFLQILNLRNNSIGHIEDNAFLPLYNLHTLNLAENRLHTLDDKLFNGLYVLSKLTLNNNLISVVEPAVFKNCSDLKELDLSSNQLNEVPRALQDLAMLRTLDLGENQIRTFDNQSFKNLHQLTGLRLIDNQIGNITVGMFQDLPRLSVLNLAKNRIQSIERGSFDKNFELEAIRLDRNFLADINGVFATLVSLLWLNLSENHLVWFDYAFIPSNLKWLDIHGNYIEALGNYYKLQEEIRVKTLDASHNRITEIGPMSIPNTIELLFINNNLIGNVQPNAFVDKANLARVDLYANQLSKLQLQQLRVAPVVAPKPLPEFYLGGNPFECDCTMDWLQRINNLTTRQHPRVMDMANIECVMPHARGAAVRPLSGLRPQDFLCRYESHCFALCHCCDFDACDCEMTCPSNCTCYHDQIWSTNVVDCGGQQTTELPRRVPMDSSVVYLDGNNFPVLKNHAFIGRKNLRALYVNGSQVAAIQNRTFASLASLQLLHLADNKLRTLHGYEFEQLSALRELYLQNNQLTTIENATLAPLAALELIRIDGNRLVTLPIWQMHATHFGTRLKSISLGRNQWSCRCQFLQALTSYVADNALIVQDAQDIYCMAASSGTGSAALEDSSSNSGSLEKRELDFNATGAACTDYYSGGSMLQHGIPESYIPLLAAALALLFLLVVIAMVFAFRESLRIWLFAHYGVRVFGPRCEESEKLYDAVLLHSAKDSEFVCQHLAAQLETGRPPLRVCLQHRDLAHDATHYQLLEATRVSRRVVILLTRNFLQTEWARCELRRSVHDALRGRPQKLVIIEEPEVAFEAESDIELLPYLKTSAVHRIRRSDRHFWEKLRYALPVDYPTFRGNNYTLELDHHNHERVKQPASPGLLYCQAPPPAYCGPADAVGIGAVPQVVPVNASVPAEQNYSTATTATPSPRPQRRGEQPGSGSGGNHHLHAQYYQHHGMRPPSEHIYSSIDSDYSTLDNEQHMLMMPGAPGGLAMEAAQRAQTWRPKREQLHLQQAQAGTLGSKASQAAHQQQQQQQQQQQPNPTAVSGQQQGPHVQAYLV from the coding sequence ATGGCGGCaatcctgctgctcctgctcggGTTCTCCTGGAGTCTCGCGGTCGAGTCCGCACTGGCGCCCAAGGAGAGCGAATCGAGTGCCAGCGCCATGTTAGGCGCCGGAACAGGAGCCGCTGCCACGGTATCGCTATCAGGCGACTACTCCTCGCTGCTGTCCAATGTGCCGGCCGCCTCGCCGGTTCCGGCCAATCCATCGCAACACAGCGGGCCGGCCAACCAGTGCTCCTGGTCCTACAACGGCACCAGTTCGGTGCACTGCGCCCTGCGTCTCATTGAGCGACAGCCGGGTCTGGATCTCCAGGGCGCCGATGGCAGCAGCCAGTTGACTATTCAGTGCAGCGAGCTCTACCTCTTCGAATCAACACTGCCCGTGGCAGTATTCGCCAGGTTGCAGACCCTGGAGGCGCTGCGTCTGGACTCGTGCAAGCTGCTCCAGTTGCCCAACAATGCCTTCGAGGGATTGGCCACTCTGAAATCCCTGCGCTTGAGCACCCACAACAGTGAATGGGGTCCAACGAGGACCCTGGAGCTCTTCCCCGACTCTCTCGGTGGTCTGAAACAGCTCACCGATCTGGATCTGGGAGACAACAATCTGCGACAGCTGCCCTCCGGCTTCCTCTGTCCGGTGGGCAACCTCCAGGTGCTCAATCTCACCCGCAACCGCATTCGCACTGCCGAGCAGCTGGGATTCGCGGACATGAACTGCGGCGCGGGCTCCGGAAGTGCTGGCAGTGAGCTTCAAGTCCTGGACGCCAGTCACAATGAATTGAGATCCATAAGCGAAAGCTGGGGAATTTCTCGGCTCCGGAGATTGCAGCACCTGAATCTAGCATACAATAATCTATCGGAACTCTCTGGGGAGGCGCTAGCCGGACTAGCTTCTCTGAGGATAGTCAACCTGAGTAATAACCACCTGGAGACCCTTCCGGAAGGACTATTTGCTGGTTCCAAGGAACTAAGGGAGATCCACCTGCAGCAGAACGAGCTCTACGAGCTTCCCAAAGGACTGTTCCATCGCCTGGAGCAACTTTTGGTTGTGGATTTGTCCGGTAACCAGTTGACCTCCAACCACGTGGATAACACCACCTTTGCCGGCCTTATTCGACTTATTGTGCTGAATCTGGCACATAATGCTTtgactcgcattgattaccgCACTTTCAAGGAGCTTTACTTCCTTCAGATCCTAAATTTGCGGAATAACTCCATCGGTCACATCGAGGATAATGCCTTCCTTCCGTTGTACAATCTGCACACCCTCAACCTTGCCGAGAATCGCCTGCACACCTTGGATGATAAACTATTCAATGGATTGTATGTGCTGTCCAAGTTGACGCTCAACAATAATCTCATTAGCGTGGTGGAGCCTGCTGTGTTCAAGAACTGCTCGGATTTGAAGGAGTTGGACCTGAGCTCTAACCAGCTAAATGAGGTTCCTCGTGCCCTGCAGGACTTGGCCATGTTGCGCACTCTTGACCTGGGCGAGAATCAAATTCGTACCTTCGACAACCAGAGCTTCAAAAATCTTCACCAGCTGACGGGTCTGCGGTTGATAGACAACCAGATTGGCAATATCACCGTGGGCATGTTCCAGGATTTGCCTAGGCTGAGTGTTTTGAACTTGGCCAAGAACCGCATACAGAGCATCGAGCGGGGATCATTCGACAAGAACTTCGAGTTGGAGGCTATTCGCCTGGACAGGAACTTCCTCGCGGACATAAATGGAGTTTTCGCTACTCTGGTTTCGCTGCTGTGGCTAAACCTTTCCGAGAACCACTTGGTGTGGTTCGATTACGCATTTATCCCATCGAACCTGAAATGGCTGGATATCCATGGAAACTATATTGAGGCCCTGGGTAACTACTACAAGCTTCAGGAGGAGATTCGAGTAAAAACTCTGGATGCCTCGCACAATCGCATCACAGAAATTGGACCTATGTCGATTCCAAACACAATAGAGCTGCTGTTCATCAACAACAATCTCATTGGAAATGTGCAGCCCAATGCCTTTGTGGATAAGGCAAATCTGGCACGAGTCGATCTGTATGCCAATCAGCTGAGTAAACTACAGTTGCAACAGCTGCGAGTGGCTCCAGTGGTGGCTCCCAAGCCGTTGCCAGAGTTTTACCTTGGTGGTAATCCCTTCGAGTGCGACTGCACCATGGACTGGCTGCAGAGGATTAACAACTTGACCACCCGTCAGCATCCTAGGGTGATGGATATGGCCAACATCGAATGCGTGATGCCTCACGCCCGTGGTGCTGCAGTGCGTCCTTTGAGTGGTCTGCGTCCGCAGGACTTCCTCTGCCGCTACGAGTCGCATTGTTTCGCCTTATGTCACTGCTGTGACTTTGATGCCTGTGACTGCGAGATGACGTGTCCGAGTAATTGCACCTGCTACCACGACCAAATCTGGTCCACCAATGTTGTCGACTGTGGCGGCCAACAGACCACGGAGCTGCCACGGCGCGTTCCCATGGATTCCAGTGTGGTCTACCTGGATGGAAACAACTTCCCTGTGCTGAAGAATCATGCATTTATCGGGCGCAAGAACCTGCGAGCTCTCTATGTGAATGGCAGCCAAGTGGCGGCCATACAAAATCGCACCTTTGCCAGCCTGGCCTCGTTGCAGTTGCTCCATCTGGCCGATAATAAACTGCGCACCCTTCATGGCTACGAGTTTGAGCAGCTTTCAGCTCTGAGGGAACTGTATCTGCAAAATAATCAACTGACGACCATTGAAAACGCCACTCTGGCACCTTTGGCCGCCTTGGAGCTAATCCGTATTGATGGCAACCGTCTGGTTACTCTTCCCATTTGGCAGATGCATGCAACCCATTTCGGCACAAGATTAAAATCCATCAGCTTGGGCAGAAACCAATGGAGCTGCAGATGTCAGTTCCTGCAGGCCCTCACCTCGTATGTGGCGGATAATGCTCTGATTGTCCAGGATGCCCAGGATATCTACTGCATGGCCGCAAGTTCGGGAACTGGCAGTGCTGCCCTGGAAGATAGCAGCTCGAATTCGGGATCCCTTGAGAAGAGAGAGCTGGACTTTAACGCCACAGGTGCTGCCTGCACTGATTACTACTCCGGTGGCTCCATGCTGCAGCATGGCATCCCAGAATCGTATATTCCCTTGCTGGCTGCTGCACTGGCTCTTCTCTTCCTGCTCGTGGTCATCGCCATGGTCTTTGCCTTCCGCGAATCCCTAAGGATCTGGCTGTTTGCTCATTACGGCGTTCGAGTATTCGGACCACGTTGCGAGGAGTCAGAGAAGCTCTACGATGCCGTGCTCCTGCATTCCGCCAAAGATTCCGAGTTCGTGTGCCAGCACTTGGCCGCCCAGCTGGAAACCGGAAGACCTCCACTGAGGGTCTGTCTGCAGCACAGGGACCTGGCCCACGATGCCACTCACTATCAGCTATTAGAGGCTACAAGGGTCTCCCGCCGAGTGGTCATCCTGCTCACCCGGAACTTCCTTCAAACGGAGTGGGCCCGCTGTGAGCTACGACGGTCCGTTCATGATGCCCTGCGTGGAAGACCTCAGAAACTGGTGATCATCGAAGAGCCCGAGGTCGCCTTCGAGGCGGAGAGCGATATTGAGCTCCTGCCCTATTTGAAAACATCAGCGGTTCATCGAATCCGCCGCTCGGATCGCCACTTCTGGGAGAAGTTGCGCTACGCACTGCCCGTGGACTATCCCACATTCCGGGGCAACAACTACACGCTGGAGCTGGACCATCACAACCACGAGCGGGTGAAACAGCCGGCAAGTCCTGGGCTGCTCTACTGCCAGGCTCCGCCACCCGCATACTGTGGCCCAGCGGATGCAGTTGGAATTGGTGCTGTTCCACAAGTTGTACCAGTAAATGCCTCTGTTCCCGCGGAACAGAACTACTCAACGGCCACCACGGCCACGCCCAGCCCCAGGCCACAGAGAAGAGGAGAGCAGCCGGGATCTGGATCAGGTGGAAACCATCACCTGCACGCCCAGTACTACCAGCATCACGGGATGCGTCCTCCATCGGAGCACATCTACTCCAGCATCGACTCGGACTACTCGACTCTGGATAACGAGCAGCACATGCTGATGATGCCGGGTGCACCGGGTGGGCTTGCCATGGAAGCGGCCCAGAGGGCTCAGACCTGGCGACCCAAGCGGGAGCAGCTGCATCTTCAGCAGGCCCAGGCCGGAACCCTGGGCTCCAAGGCGAGCCAGGCCgcccatcagcagcagcaacaacagcagcagcagcaacaaccaaaTCCGACAGCCGTGTCCGGACAACAGCAGGGACCCCATGTTCAGGCGTATCTGGTGTAA
- the LOC117136361 gene encoding general odorant-binding protein 56h, translating into MKFTIFCIALAALLSMGQCNPDFRQIMQQCMETNQVTEADLKEFMASGMQSTAKENLKCYTKCLMEKQGHLTNGQFNAQAMLDTLKNVPQIKDKMDEISSGVNACKDIKGTNDCDTAFKVTMCLKEHKAIPGHH; encoded by the exons ATGAAGTTCACCATATTCTGTATTGCTCTAGCTGCTCTTTTGTCCATGGGACAG TGTAATCCGGACTTTCGCCAAATAATGCAACAGTGCATGGAGACCAACCAAGTGACCGAGGCTGATCTCAAGGAGTTCATGGCCAGCGGGATGCAGAGCACTGCCAAGGAGAACCTCAAGTGCTACACCAAGTGCCTGATGGAGAAGCAGGGTCATCTCACCAATGGCCAGTTCAATGCTCAAGCTATGCTCGACACCCTCAAGAATGTGCCCCAGATCAAGGACAAAATGGACGAGATATCCTCGGGAGTGAATGCCTGCAAGGACATCAAGGGAACCAACGATTGCGACACGGCCTTTAAGGTTACCATGTGCCTAAAGGAGCACAAGGCCATTCCAGGACATCACTAA